The following are encoded in a window of Bordetella genomosp. 10 genomic DNA:
- a CDS encoding MBL fold metallo-hydrolase, with amino-acid sequence MSKKPMPRQLAPGVFWLGDCLEQQANGKIYHTYNAAFLLIGETASMLIETGHPKDFPLINAQMESLLAGKAPLKYLFVTHQETPHSGGLGRVLHRYPEAVVCGDICDYHLAFPQYAHRLREMRGGDRVDLGGRTFELVEPVIRDLRTTWWGFDHQARVLFPGDGFAYSHYHEDGHCGHFAEEAISLNIPEVSAVFADRALFWTKFTDMNIYVERLQWLLDRLDVRVIAPTHGLPILDPRRTVPKIKEGLLYGSAVPESGTENGLAAAAAAKAAAAEALPKTAPG; translated from the coding sequence GTGAGCAAGAAACCGATGCCGCGGCAACTGGCGCCGGGCGTGTTCTGGCTGGGCGATTGCCTGGAGCAGCAGGCCAACGGCAAGATCTATCACACGTACAACGCGGCCTTCCTCCTGATCGGCGAGACCGCTTCCATGCTGATCGAGACCGGGCATCCCAAGGACTTCCCGCTGATAAACGCGCAGATGGAATCCCTGCTGGCGGGCAAGGCGCCCCTGAAATACCTTTTCGTCACGCACCAGGAAACGCCGCATTCCGGCGGGCTGGGCCGCGTGCTGCATCGGTATCCGGAGGCGGTCGTGTGCGGCGACATCTGCGATTACCACCTGGCCTTCCCGCAGTACGCGCATCGCCTGCGGGAGATGCGCGGCGGCGACCGGGTCGACCTGGGCGGACGCACGTTCGAACTGGTGGAGCCGGTCATCCGCGACCTGCGCACCACCTGGTGGGGCTTCGATCACCAGGCGCGCGTGCTGTTCCCCGGCGACGGCTTCGCGTACAGCCATTATCACGAGGACGGCCATTGCGGCCACTTCGCCGAAGAAGCCATTTCGCTGAACATCCCCGAAGTGTCCGCCGTCTTCGCCGACCGGGCGTTGTTCTGGACCAAGTTCACCGACATGAACATCTATGTCGAGCGGCTGCAATGGCTGCTGGACCGGCTGGACGTGCGCGTCATCGCGCCCACCCACGGCCTGCCCATCCTCGATCCGCGGCGGACCGTGCCCAAGATCAAGGAAGGCCTGTTGTACGGCAGCGCCGTGCCGGAGTCCGGCACCGAGAACGGCCTGGCCGCCGCGGCGGCGGCCAAGGCGGCGGCCGCCGAGGCCCTGCCCAAGACGGCGCCCGGCTAG